Proteins encoded in a region of the Saccharothrix ecbatanensis genome:
- a CDS encoding ABC transporter substrate-binding protein yields MRPLLPLLVVTAVLAVAGCTGTTTPNAEGTADGSAIVLADPVEPTTLNPLLGYGREGVSKLYDGLVEHRADGSVRPQLAVGAPAPAADGLSWTVRLRDDVKFADGTAFGPEDVVATYRTLLDPASGSTERAAYPELTGVEQLDVRTVRFALAKPWAAFPHMLVLGILPSEALGVPLRDVQPVGTGPYRLAEWRKGDRMVLEANASYFGGEPKIRKLTVVFVPDDNTRAQRMQAGEFDGTVLPPRLAASFGTTNGMRVVTHRSADLRAITLPGGGQVTGDAAIRMALNHAVNRKGMVDNLLGGKGSPVSTPVPDTLPEFVETGARFEHDKAQAELLLDQAGWARGTDGVRARDGVPARFTLMYPIGDVVRADLATAFAADAKAVGIDVQLAGLSWEAVTPRLGVDALLHGAGTPFDPDLMTYQPLHTGNPWGYSNPQVDAALDTGRSLLDPAQRAAAYKQFQRAYAAAPGMVVLASVQHTYVMRENWNGYQEVVDPYAHGALSWGPWWNLEKWTPR; encoded by the coding sequence GTGCGCCCCCTACTGCCCCTGCTTGTCGTCACAGCCGTCCTTGCCGTTGCGGGGTGCACCGGCACGACCACACCGAACGCCGAGGGCACCGCGGACGGCAGCGCGATCGTGCTGGCCGACCCGGTCGAGCCGACCACGCTGAACCCGCTGCTCGGCTACGGCCGCGAGGGCGTGTCCAAGCTGTACGACGGCCTGGTGGAGCACCGCGCGGACGGCTCGGTGCGGCCCCAGCTCGCGGTCGGCGCACCCGCGCCCGCCGCGGACGGGCTGAGCTGGACGGTGAGGCTGCGCGACGACGTCAAGTTCGCGGACGGCACGGCGTTCGGCCCCGAGGACGTGGTGGCCACCTACCGGACGCTGCTGGACCCGGCGTCCGGCTCGACCGAGCGCGCCGCGTACCCCGAGCTGACCGGAGTGGAGCAGCTGGACGTGCGCACGGTGCGGTTCGCGCTGGCCAAGCCGTGGGCGGCGTTCCCGCACATGCTCGTGCTCGGCATCCTGCCCAGCGAGGCGCTCGGCGTCCCGCTGCGGGACGTCCAGCCGGTCGGCACCGGCCCGTACCGGCTGGCGGAGTGGCGCAAGGGCGACCGGATGGTGCTGGAGGCCAACGCCTCGTACTTCGGCGGTGAGCCGAAGATCCGCAAGCTGACCGTGGTGTTCGTGCCGGACGACAACACCCGGGCCCAGCGGATGCAGGCGGGGGAGTTCGACGGCACGGTGCTGCCGCCCCGGCTGGCCGCGTCCTTCGGCACCACGAACGGTATGCGGGTCGTCACACACCGCAGTGCCGACCTGCGTGCGATCACCCTTCCGGGCGGCGGCCAGGTGACGGGCGACGCCGCGATCCGGATGGCGCTGAACCACGCGGTCAACCGCAAGGGCATGGTCGACAACCTGCTGGGCGGCAAGGGCTCGCCGGTGAGCACGCCGGTGCCGGACACGCTGCCGGAGTTCGTGGAGACCGGCGCGCGGTTCGAGCACGACAAGGCGCAGGCCGAGCTGCTGCTGGACCAGGCAGGCTGGGCGCGCGGCACCGATGGCGTGCGTGCGCGCGACGGCGTGCCGGCCCGGTTCACGCTGATGTACCCGATCGGCGACGTGGTGCGCGCCGACCTGGCCACCGCGTTCGCGGCGGACGCCAAGGCGGTCGGGATCGACGTGCAGCTGGCCGGCCTGAGCTGGGAGGCCGTCACGCCCAGGCTCGGCGTGGACGCGTTGCTGCACGGCGCCGGCACCCCGTTCGACCCGGACCTGATGACCTACCAGCCGCTGCACACCGGCAACCCGTGGGGCTACTCGAACCCGCAGGTCGACGCGGCCCTGGACACCGGGCGCTCACTGCTGGACCCGGCCCAGCGGGCGGCGGCGTACAAGCAGTTCCAGCGGGCGTACGCGGCGGCTCCGGGCATGGTGGTGCTCGCGTCGGTGCAGCACACGTACGTGATGCGGGAGAACTGGAACGGCTACCAGGAGGTCGTGGACCCGTACGCCCACGGCGCGTTGTCCTGGGGACCCTGGTGGAACCTGGAGAAGTGGACGCCCCGATGA
- a CDS encoding carbon-nitrogen hydrolase family protein, producing the protein MRVALCQINSSTDPTANLDLVRSETKRAAAGGARVVVFPEATMCRFGVSLGPVAEPLDGPWASAVRDIADEHGVVVVAGMFTPSPDGRVANTLLVTGGGRHLGYDKIHLFDAFGFAESRTVAPGSEPVVVEVDGVTFGLATCYDVRFPELFRALADLGATAVLLCASWGAGPGKRDQWELLVRARALDCTSWVLACGQADPGVDHGGAPTGIGFSAVVSPLGGVVERLAGEPGLILTEVDTQSVTEARRTLPVLGNRRL; encoded by the coding sequence ATGCGTGTCGCCCTCTGTCAGATCAACTCCTCCACCGATCCGACGGCGAACCTCGACCTGGTGCGTTCGGAGACGAAACGCGCGGCGGCCGGCGGCGCGCGGGTGGTCGTGTTCCCCGAGGCCACGATGTGCCGCTTCGGGGTGTCACTCGGTCCGGTGGCCGAGCCCCTGGACGGGCCGTGGGCGAGCGCGGTGCGTGACATCGCCGACGAGCACGGCGTGGTCGTCGTGGCGGGCATGTTCACCCCCTCGCCAGATGGCCGCGTGGCGAACACCCTGCTGGTCACCGGCGGTGGGCGGCACCTGGGTTACGACAAGATCCACTTGTTCGACGCGTTCGGGTTCGCCGAGTCGCGCACCGTCGCGCCCGGCTCCGAGCCCGTCGTGGTGGAGGTCGACGGCGTCACGTTCGGCCTGGCCACGTGCTACGACGTGCGGTTCCCGGAGCTTTTCCGGGCGCTGGCGGACCTGGGCGCGACGGCAGTGCTGCTGTGCGCGTCGTGGGGCGCCGGGCCGGGCAAGCGGGACCAGTGGGAGCTGCTGGTGCGGGCCAGGGCGTTGGACTGCACGTCGTGGGTGCTGGCGTGCGGCCAGGCCGACCCCGGCGTCGACCACGGCGGCGCGCCCACGGGGATCGGCTTCAGCGCGGTGGTCTCACCCCTGGGTGGCGTGGTCGAGCGGTTGGCCGGCGAACCGGGCCTGATCCTGACCGAAGTGGACACCCAGAGTGTCACGGAGGCGCGGCGGACCCTGCCGGTCCTGGGCAACCGTCGGCTCTGA